From the genome of Rhodospirillaceae bacterium:
AACTTCGCCGCCCAGTGCGAACACAATAACGACCTCCACTTTGTCGCCCTTGATGTTCTGTATCCCGAACTGATCGACCCGGACACATCCGAACCTGTTGACTGGCAGGACGGCGCCAGTGGCGAATTGGTGCTCAGTCATCTGGAACGGCAATGCCAACCGCTGGTCAGATTTAGAACCGGGGATATCATTTCACTGACCGGTGTCAGTAAGCCCTGCGTTTGTGGCAGAACGGCCCCCCGCTTCAGGGTCATTGGCCGCAGCGATGACATGATTGTTGTAAGAGGCCTTAATATTTTCCCGACCGGCCTGGCCGCAACCATCAACACCTTCAAGCAACTAAGCGGCGAATACCGGGTCATTCTTGATGGTCCAGGCCCATACGATTTGCTCCCCCTTGATGTCGAAGTGGTCGACGGTGTTGAGCCGACACCGGGCCTTGCCGAGAACATCAACCAGGCCATCAAGCGGGATCTTGGCGCCACCGCCCACGTCATCCTGCATAAACCGGGCGTTTTGCCACGCACCGAAGGCAAAACCCGCCGGGTTATCCGGCAATAAAGGACTTACAGAAAATGACCGATACGGTAATTTCCAAATGCGATAACGGCGTTCGCAGCATCATCCTGAACAGACCGGACCGCCTGAACGCCATCAATCCGGAACTATTAAAAGACTTCCTGACCGCCTTGCGCGAAGGCAACGCCGATCCTGAAACCAGAGTCATGGTCATCAGCGGTGCTGGCCGCGCCTTTTGCGCCGGTGATGATTTGAAAGAATTCGAGACCCAGGTCGGAACCGAAGAAGAAACCCGCGCCTATATCGAGTCCATCCAGGAGATCACCCGGGAAATCGTCCTGGGCAACAAAATTGTCCTGGGCGCTATCCATGGATGGGCCGTCGGTGGCGGCCTTGAATGGGTCATCAATTGCGATTTCGCCATCATGGCCGAAGGAACACGCAGTTTTTTCCCCGAAATTTCACTCGGCATTTTCGTCACCGGTGCGGTGACAACGATCCTGCCAAAACTGGTCGGTTTGCAAAAAGCCAAGGAACTGATTTTACTGGGCGAGCGTTTCGATGCTGCCCAGGCCATGGACTGGGGCTTGGTCTGGAAGGTCGTACCCGAGGCAGATCTTATGAAGGAAACACTGGCAATGGCAGCGCGTATTGCCGAATTGCCCGAACTGGCTGTGAGCGACTTAAAACGGGTTATCAACAGGGCTTGTGATCTGGATGTCGAGGCGGCAATGAAACTGGAAACTGACGCCACGGTACGCGGTTTCCTGGATCCTTCAACGGCGGAACGAATTTCAAAATTTAGCCAATAAAGTCATCTGTAAGGATTTGGTAAGGGTTTTTTGGCAAGTTTGTTATTATTCCAATTTGATATGGGATTTGTAATGGAAGGCCTGCTTC
Proteins encoded in this window:
- a CDS encoding enoyl-CoA hydratase/isomerase family protein yields the protein MTDTVISKCDNGVRSIILNRPDRLNAINPELLKDFLTALREGNADPETRVMVISGAGRAFCAGDDLKEFETQVGTEEETRAYIESIQEITREIVLGNKIVLGAIHGWAVGGGLEWVINCDFAIMAEGTRSFFPEISLGIFVTGAVTTILPKLVGLQKAKELILLGERFDAAQAMDWGLVWKVVPEADLMKETLAMAARIAELPELAVSDLKRVINRACDLDVEAAMKLETDATVRGFLDPSTAERISKFSQ